From one Bos indicus x Bos taurus breed Angus x Brahman F1 hybrid chromosome 7, Bos_hybrid_MaternalHap_v2.0, whole genome shotgun sequence genomic stretch:
- the LOC113896397 gene encoding olfactory receptor 7A17-like: MEPRNNTKFSKLLLLGLSEEIELQSLISGLFLSMYLITVFGNLLIILAVSSGSHLHTPMYFFLSNLSFVDICFISTTIPKMLWNIQMQSQVITYEGCITQMCFYILFGALDDFLLAVMAYDRYVAICHPLHYTVIMNLWLCGCLVLVSWVISATYSLLHSLMVLHLSFCSDLEIHHFFCETKQLVQLACYDTFLNNTTLCFGAVIMGGGPLTGILYSYSKIVSSICGISSAHGKYKAFSTCVSHLSIVSLFYFSGLGVYLSSAATHSSHSSATGSVMYTVVTPMLNPFIYSLRNKDIKRALKRLFGMETFIKGPFSLRLKKCP, translated from the coding sequence ATGGAACCAAGGAACAatacaaaattttcaaaacttcttcttctgggactttcAGAGGAAATAGAACTGCAATCCCTCATATCTGGACTTTTCCTCTCCATGTACCTGATCACTGTGTTTGGAAACCTGCTCATTATCCTGGCTGTCAGCTCAggctcccacctccacacccccatgtacttcttcctctccaacctgtcaTTTGTAGACATCTGCTTCAtctccaccaccatcccaaagatgctaTGGAACATCCAGATGCAGAGCCAAGTCATAACCTATGAAGGCTGCATCACCCAGATGTGTTTTTACATTCTCTTTGGAGCATTAGATGACTTTCTCCTGGCTGTGATGGCCTATGATcgctacgtggccatctgccacccttTGCACTACACAGTCATCATGAACCTATGGCTCTGTGGATGTCTGGTTCTGGTGTCCTGGGTAATAAGTGCAACGTACTCATTGTTACACAGCTTAATGGTGTTGCATTTGTCCTTCTGCTCAGACTTGGAAATACACCACTTTTTCTGTGAAACCAAACAGCTTGTCCAACTTGCCTGTTATGACACTTTCCTCAATAACACAACGCTGTGTTTTGGAGCTGTGATTATGGGTGGTGGTCCCCTGACTGGTATTCTTTACTCTTACTCAAAGATAGTGtcctctatctgtggaatctCATCAGCCCATGGAAAGTATAAAGCATTTTCAACCTGTGTGTCTCATCTCTCCATtgtctccttattttatttttctggcttaGGAGTGTACCTTAGCTCTGCTGCTACCCACAGCTCCCACTCAAGTGCAACAGGCTCggtgatgtacactgtggtcacacccatgctgaacccctttaTCTACAGTTtgagaaataaagacataaagaggGCTCTGAAAAGATTATTTGGGATGGAAACTTTTATAAAAGGGCCATTTTCTCTTCGGCTGAAGAAATGTCCATGA